One Spinacia oleracea cultivar Varoflay chromosome 4, BTI_SOV_V1, whole genome shotgun sequence DNA segment encodes these proteins:
- the LOC110789312 gene encoding acetylserotonin O-methyltransferase: MEGNKCPALYKESLDISLLDKHTSKMEQTVLRDVTNGEHRGKEEEEEAQASVDIWRYVFGFTEMAIVKCAIDLGIADVLHKNGGSMSLAELASSLKCPPPSLYRVMRFLAHRKIFRQSQTSQGTLVYTQTPLSRRLLSKGENNMAAFIQLESSPVMLAPWLGLSNRVQEKGDSAFDAANGEDVWSYACNNLAHSKLINDAMACDARVVVPQIIKGCPALFDGVSSFVDVGGGDGTTSSMLVKGFPWIQGINFDLPHVASQGVICERVQHVGGNMFESVPKADVAFITWVLHDWGDEECIQILRKCKEAIPKDKGKVIIVEAVIEEDAEDKFEDARLTLDMVMLAHTTNGKERTFKEWSCLLNKAGFGHFDVKPIQAVQYVIEAYP; the protein is encoded by the exons ATGGAGGGCAATAAATGTCCAGCATTATATAAAGAAAGCCTTGATATTAGCTTGCTGGACAAACACACAAGTAAAATGGAACAAACAGTGTTGAGAGATGTAACAAATGGTGAGCACAGGGGAAaggaagaggaggaagaagCACAAGCAAGTGTAGATATTTGGAGATATGTATTCGGTTTCACAGAGATGGCAATAGTTAAATGTGCTATTGACCTTGGCATAGCCGATGTCTTACATAAAAATGGTGGATCTATGTCACTAGCCGAGCTAGCATCCTCCCTTAAATGTCCGCCACCTTCCCTCTACCGCGTAATGAGGTTCTTAGCTCACCGTAAAATTTTCAGGCAAAGCCAAACAAGCCAAGGCACCTTAGTCTACACCCAAACACCCCTTTCTCGGCGTTTGCTAAGTAAAGGGGAAAACAATATGGCTGCCTTTATACAGCTCGAGAGCAGCCCGGTAATGCTAGCCCCTTGGCTTGGCTTAAGCAACCGCGTTCAAGAGAAAGGGGACTCGGCATTTGATGCAGCTAATGGGGAAGATGTGTGGAGCTATGCATGTAATAATCTTGCTCATAGCAAGCTTATTAATGATGCTATGGCTTGTGATGCAAGGGTTGTTGTGCCTCAAATTATTAAGGGGTGTCCTGCTTTGTTTGATGGTGTTTCGAGTTTTGTTGATGTGGGAGGAGGAGATGGAACCACTTCGTCTATGCTTGTCAAGGGTTTTCCTTGGATTCAAGGGATCAACTTTGATCTTCCTCATGTTGCTTCTCAAGGGGTGATTTGTGAGCGCGTACAACATGTTGGTGGTAACATGTTTGAGAGTGTCCCAAAAGCAGATGTTGCATTCATCACG TGGGTGTTGCATGATTGGGGAGACGAGGAGTGCATTCAAATCTTAAGGAAATGTAAGGAGGCTATTCCAAAGGACAAAGGGAAGGTTATTATTGTGGAAGCTGTCATTGAAGAAGACGCTGAAGATAAGTTTGAAGATGCAAGACTGACTCTAGATATGGTGATGTTGGCTCACACAACAAACGGCAAAGAAAGGACCTTCAAAGAATGGAGTTGTTTGCTTAACAAGGCGGGGTTTGGCCATTTTGATGTCAAACCTATTCAAGCAGTTCAATATGTCATCGAAGCGTATCCTTGA